The Endozoicomonas sp. 4G DNA segment TTTCGGAGCCTGAAAACAAGGCAGCCTCTGCTCACGGCGGCTGATCTCGAACAGATCGGCTATTGCAGAGAGGTTGGATTGAAAGAGGACTCAACGGCTCTACCAGCGTTACTTGCCTGCCACATTTATGATTCTTTTCTGATCAGCTTCCCAAGTTGCGAAAAGTGGAAAAAAAGCGAACTTCAGGCTTGGGTGCTGGATTTAGACGAGAGCCACGATGACTTGTCCAAGGCAGAGGTATTGCTACGCAATATCTTTTCATTTAAGTCTTTGGAGTTCCATAAAAGTGCGTTAGAACTTCGTAGAACAGAACAGCTGACGACAGGCAGGAAGCTTTGGAGTCAGCGCAAAGAATTCTTTTACGGCTTAGAGTTCATCGGTGATTTCGGGAGCCAGCTAAAAGCCTGGGGACACAGGGTAGACATACTCAGCAAAGTCAGAGATGCTCTTTTATGCATAAACGACTTTGTGCTTCGATGGAGAGCGGGAGAATTTACTGACTATCAACATGAGCATTTAGCTACCTGCGGCCTTGCTGCAAAAGTGAGTGGTGAATCACCGTCGGTCAACAATGACCCGAAAAAAAGAAAAGAGCGTGAGTTCTGGCTGCCTAAAGGCATAAAGGTGAATTGCCAGAATCATGTGAAATTGCCTGATGGTTATCGGCTTCATTTCTATCCAGAATCCTCAGAAAAAACTATTTACATTGCTTATCTGGGCCCGCACCTTACGCTTTAGTCTTTCTTTGTTTCACTAATCAACCTTTCCTCCGTAGTTCAGTGACTCTCACCTGATGGTGTTTATTCATATTAAACACATGTCGTCCATCGGGGCTGATGGTGGTTAACAGGATCCTCGACTTGCGTCGAATGGTGGCTTTTTTGACCCATTACCCCCTCTCTCCCAAGACCATAAATTTGCATCTCTTTGTCACTGTTGGCGATGGTTAGTATCAGATCAGATAGTGGCTACTACACTTCATTCCCCTTCTTTCTTTTCACGTTAGATGGCAGCTGGCCATGCGCTTTCCTTTTGGGTCTCTGGTCGGCAGGCAGATGGGTCTGTTTGTGCTTTTTCAAATCGCCCACCGAGTCAGTGCTGTAGTCGCAGCCCTCATGGTCACACTGGTGTACCTTGACTCTCTGTTCGGCGGGCAGGTGGGTCTGTTTGTGCCTTCTCAGATTGCCCTCCTGATTGGAGCTGTAGTTGCAGCCCTTATGGTCGCACCGGTGAAGCTTGGTTCTCTGGTCGGCAGGCAGGTGGGTTTGTTTGTGGGTTTTCAGATTGAGTGCATTGCCGGCGCTGTAGTCGCAGCCCTCATGGTTACACTGGTGCATCTTGGCTCTCTGTTCGGCGGGCAGGTGGGTCTGTTTGTGCCTTCTCAGATTGCCCTCCTGATTGGAGCTGTAGTTGCATCCCTCATGGTCACACCGGTGAAGCTTGGTTCTCTGGTCGGCAAACAGGTGGGTTTGTTTGTGGGTTTTCAGATGGCTTGCATGGCCGGCGCTGTAGTCGCAGTTCTCATAGTCACACGGGTGCATCCTGGCTCTCTGTTCGGCGGGCAGGTGGGTCTGTTTGTGCCTTTTCAGATTGCCCTCCTGATTGGAGCTGTAGTTGCAGCCCTCATGGTCGCACAGGTGCACCTTGGGTCTCTTGGTTCTCTGGTCGGCAGGCAAGTGGGTTTGTTTGTGCGTTTTCAGACTGTTCGTCCGGTCGGTGCTGTAGTCGCAGCCCTCATGGTCACACAGGTGCACCTTGGGTCTCTTGACTCTCTGGTCGGCAGGCAGGTGGGTCTGTTTGTGTGTTTTCAGATTACTCTTGTAGCCAGTGCTGAAATTACAGCCCTCATGGTCGCACTGGTGCACCTTGGGTCTCTTGATTCTCTGGTCGTCGGTGCTGTAAGTGAGTATTTTACTGTCTGAAACGGGCTCCTGCTTAATGTTTTTCAGTGGCAGAGCCGCACAATACTGACTGATTTCATTGGATACCCGAAAAGGATTAAGTGTTGTGGTTTCATATCGGACATCAGATTCGGCATTAGCTTCGTCTTCATCTTCGTTTGAACGGTTGTCGCTGCTTTTATCAGAGGTGCTGCTGTCTTCATTGTCAGAACCATTATCAGAGGCTGCCCGACTGTAAGTCTTAGCTATGACGCACCATTCAATGCCCTCTTCTTCTGGTTCCTCAAGCCAGCCTCTAAAGCAAGAGAGCATCAGACTCCCCCTTTGTTTGGCTGTTGCAATGATTTCACTTTGCTGGTTATTTCTTTGCGCCTTGCCAACAGCCAGGGCGAAAAGCAAAGGCATACTGTTTTCCTGAGTTTGGCCTTTAGAGCAATGCGCAAAAAAGGCGGTGGCCAAAATCAAAATCAATGGTTTTTTGGATAGCAAGGCCTGGCTTCCCAGTCGTTGAAATGTTTATTTGGAAATCAGGTTAGCCAAAATTCGGGAGGCGGATCATTTTTATCACCCTTCTTTTTTTTCTTGTTAGATAGCGGGTGGTCATACGCTTTCCTTTTGAGTCTCTTGTCAGCAGGCAGGTGGGCCTGTTTGTGCTTTTTCAGATCAGGCCATGGCCAATTGCCGTTGCAGCACGCTTTTTTCCTGTCTTAAACGGCTGATAATAGCCTGTGAAAAGGGCTCCAGTTTCCCTTGCTCATTCGGTGAGGAGTAAAGCTCAATGAACTCCTCAATATCTTCCACGCTCAACCCCTCATCAAACAACCCGGAATTGGACAGGGCTGCTTTGCGTTGATTCCTGAGCCTGACAGTATTCAAGTTCAAAATATTGATAGCGGCCTGCGCATCGCGGTCCGCTGTGCTGTCAAGTTTTGCGTCTACCTGACCACTGGTGCGATACTCAAATCGCTCCATACAGTTTTCTTGCAATGGTGTCACCGGCAGACACCGATGACCTTTGGCATGACCGCAGTGTTCCTGTTGACAACCACCATTGCAGGAGGCCAGAAAATTGCTGTAAGTCAACTGCTGGCTCTTGTTGCTGTGTTGATCCTGCAAATGCTCTATATGAGCCGTCTTCAGCTCAACACCAGTGCCGCAATAACAGCAAAGCCCCAGTTGATCGTCGATCAGCTGTTGCTTGACTCGGTTATAGAGCACCTGATTCTCAGTAAAATTCTTATAGGTGGCATTGTTGTAGCTCCTGTAAGAGGCCAGCTCAGCAGGTTCTTCCGACTTTCTGATAAATCTCATCGTTCCAACTTCTCTCTGCGCCTGAGCAAAACGCTGGCACGAATGAGTTCCGGGTCATGGCTCAGTATGCCTTTCAGCGCCTCCAGGGAATCACGTGCTTCTTTGGTTCTGTTCTCATCCAGCTGTAAAAACAATTGATCCAGTTTTTCCCGAACCGATGTATTTCGGGAAGATGCATCCATCACCTCTTCAAGCAGATGCGCCGTGTCACGGCCAAACAGCGAATCCTGCAAGTTCTGCACGGGTTCATCCCCATGGATATCCACCACAAAAATTGCGGCATCTCTGGCATCCCCAAGCACCTGTGGGGAATGGGTAGTCACCACAAACTGGCAGCCGGGGAAGGTACGTTCCAGCCCGGGCACTATATCCCGTTGCCAGCGGGGATGAAGGTGCAGTTCGATTTCATCAATCAGGATAATGCCTTCGCCGGTAAGAGGGCGCTCCAACGCCGGGTTTGCCAGGGCCAGGCGTCTGGCGAGATCTCCAACCAATCCCAACAAGCACTTTTCACCATCCGATAGCTGATTGATAACAATGGTTTTTCCTTCTTTTTCAGCCAGCAGGCGCGGAATGGGGTCTTCTCGATCTACGTGGAGTTCCGAAATTTCAGGCAAGAAGGCGCTGATCGCTGACCGAACGGCTTTAAGCTGGGTATCCTGATAATAAAAATTTTTCTGCTTTAGCTTCTGTTGGTTCTCCAAGTCTTCACGGTTTCGGAACCACTCAAAGAAACTATTAAAACTGGACGCCTTGGTAAACGCATTATGAAACGCATCCAGCTGGTCATAATTTTTGCGAGTGGATTCCAGTCTGGTTTCCGTGACTGAACGGTTAGCCGGATAGTAAGCCACTAAAGGTAGAGGCGCGTCAGCGCCTATTTGCATCGCTGTTTGTAATGCTAAGGCCAGGCTGTTCAGCCCATTAAATTCGCTGCTGCCCGAAGCAGGTCGGCCCGGCCTGTTTTTGAACAGGCGCCATTCGGACTTATTTCTGCCCTGAACCACTTCCAGTTTCACGCAGGCGCCATTCGCATCAAAATAAATATCTTGCTCATTGAGGCTAAGCCCCCTGCTGTTTTTGGACTTAATACGGGCAGGTAACCAGGAGAGCATGATAGCGATAGCTTCCAGCAAACTGGTTTTACCTACTCCGTTGCGACCAATAAATATAAGGGTTCGGGCATCGGGAAGAGGCAGGTTCAGTGCCTGGAAGCCCCGAAAGTTATGTAGTTCTAAAGACTTGAGCTTCATCGTTTCCTGTCTTTGGCGTTCATAGATAAGCCTATGCGCTTCTTTCGTTCGAGAACTGAGAATAGCAGTTTTTGGGTTATCCGCTCAAAGCCCGTAAATCAGGCAGCTTGATTCGAGGTCTCGCCTAACACTTCTATCAGATTGGTTCTTGATAATTCACCCTGAAACTCTCCGGTCTCATCGACAACAGGCAGTGGGTACTCCGTTTCCAGAGTGTCTGGAATAACACTTTCAAGAATGGCGTCCGGTGAAACCGCCTCCAGCTCTTCCACCATCTCTTCGCCAAGGGCGTCGCTGGCGTGGGTCTGGGCCGCTTCCTCAAGGGTGTCCTGAAGCACGATGCCCTGGTAGCCCTGTTCATTGAAGTAGTAACCGTATCTTTTTGGCAGCTTTTTCATCTGCTCCAGTGCTTCACCAATGGTGTTGGCGGTGATGCGGTTAACCGGTGGTTGCATCACCGTTTCAACGGTCAGGGCTCTGGCTCGGTTAACGTCTTTAACGAAAGCCTCGACGTAATCCGTGGCAGGATTGAGCAAAATATCTTCCGGCTTACCCAGTTGTACCAGTTCGCCGTCTTTCAGAATGGCGATACGATCACCCAGACGTAGAGCTTCATCAAGATCGTGGGTGATGAAGACGATGGTTTTCTTGAGCTTTTCCTGAAGTTCGATCAGCTGATCCTGCATTTCACTGCGAATCAGTGGGTCAAGGGCAGAAAAGGCTTCGTCCATCAGCAGGATTTCAGCGTTGGTGCAAAGCGCCCTGGCTAGCCCAACCCGCTGTTGCTGACCTCCTGAAAGCTGAGAAGGGAACTGCTTTTCATAGCCTTCCAGACCCACTGTTGCCAACCACTCCTGAGCTTTTTTCTGACGTTCGGCCTTGCTGACCCCCTGCACCTTCAGACCATAACTGACGTTATCAATGACGGAGCGATGGGGTAAAAGGCCAAACCGCTGGAATACCATAGACATCTTGTGTCGTCTGAACTGTTCCAGCTCTCTTTTACCCAGCTTCATGACATTAACACCATCGACAATAATATCGCCCTCGGTGGGGTCAATCAGTCGATTGAAGTGCCGGATCAGAGTGGATTTGCCCGAACCGGACAGGCCCATGATGACAAAGATCTCTCCCCGGTTAATGGTCAGGTTGATATCCTTGAGACCCAGGCCGTGATGAGTCTGTGCCAGTAACTCGTTCTTGCCCAGACCCGACTTAACTTGCCCTAAAACCCGTTCAGGCGTCTTGCCGAAAATCTTGTAGAGATTGCGCACGCAGATCAGCTCAGACATGGGAACCCTCACGGTATTGTTGGCTTCGTTTTGCCCAGGCTTGTGAAACCCGGTCAAACATGATGGCAAGGGCAACAATGGCCAGACCATTCAGGAGGCCCAAGGTGAAATACTGGTTGGTAATGGATTTGAGCACCGGTTGCCCCAGTCCTTTAACGCCGATCATGGAGGCGATAACCACCATGGCCAGCGCCATCATAATGGTCTGGTTGATGCCCGCCATAATATTGGGCATGGCCAGCGGTAGTTGGACGCCTGTCAAGCGTTGCATCGGACTGGCACCAAACGCCGTGGCGGCTTCCAGGGCTTCTTTATCCACCAGACGAATGCCCAGATTCGTCAGGCGAATCACTGGCGGAATGGCATAAATAATAACGGCGATCAGACCCGGGATTTTGCCAATGCCCAGCAGCATCACCACCGGAATAAGATAGACAAAGGCAGGCATGGTCTGCATGACATCCAGTATCGGGGTGACAATGTTCTGAACCCGGTCAGAGCGAGCCATCAGTATGCCGATGGGAATGCCCAGCAGGATGGCAAGCACCGTGCAGACGGTAATCATACTCAGGGTCCGCATGGTATCTTCCCACATGCCAAAATAACCAATGGCCAGCAATGAAAGTGCTATGACTCCGGACAATTTCCAGGAACGGCTGGCGGCATAGGACAGACCGACAAGCACTGCCAGAACCAGCCACCAGGGCGAATTCAGCAGTAACTGCTCAAATCCGGACAGGAAACTCAACAGAGGATCAAAGAACGCTTCTATTGAGTCGCCATAAGTACGTGAAAATTCCCGGTAAGCACCATCCAGGGTTTTTCTGATCGAAATAAGGTCACTGCGGTCCATTTCCGGAAACTCAGTCAACCAGGATTTTTCAGACATAATGGATTTTCCTTAGAGGCTGGACAGCGCCTCCTTCACTTTATCGGCCACGGGGTCTGAAACCCATGACTGCCAGATGTGTGGGTAATGTTTCAGGAAATGCTCCATGGCTATTTCACCGTCCGCCTGGTTGTCTTCCATCCAGGCCAGCAGCTTGTTCATATCAGCATTGGTGAAGGCGCGTTTACCAACGTACCCAAAAGCATCAGGAGACTGGCTGGCGAAAGACTCGGTGGTAACTGAGTGAACGGCTGAAGGTGGATACATTGTCACCTTTGGGGATTCGCAGTCAGGCTTACTGGTGCAGGTCATGTATTCGTCTTTATCAACGCCACTGCCAAAGTCAACTTTGACCATTTCATATTTGCCAAGAATGGCGGTGGGTGCCCAATAGTAACCGAACCAGGCGTCATTACGTTCGTAGGCTTTTGCCAGCGAGCCGGACAGGCCTGCCCCTGAGCCGGGATCGATCAGTTCAAAACCTTTGTCTTCCAGATTCAGCGCACGAAACAGGTTGCTGGCGGTAATCTGGCAGGTCCAGCCCGCCGGGCAGCCATAAAAAGCACTTAACCTGGCGTCTTCCGGGTGCTCGAATAATGCAGCTTTTTTGATAATGCCATCGATAGTGGCCAGGGATGGGTCCTTATCCACCAGATATTTGGGAACCCAGAAACCCTCTTCGCCACCATCAGACAGTGAGACACCGGCGAGGCGCAAACGTTGTTCTGATATTCCCTGATCCAGAACATCTTTAACACTGTTGCTCCATAACTCAGGGGCAATATCGGGTTCACCTTTTTCAACCATGGAGGTGCTGGTGGGCACAGTATCGCCGGGCACCAGCTCGGCATCGCAGCCAAAGCCATGGGTGAGAATGAACTGGTCAACATGGGCCATCAGCGAGGCTGAGTTCCAGTTCATGTCGGCGATGGTGACTTTTCCACAGGAAGGGGCAGAGAGGGCGGTTCCGGATAACGAAAGGAGTGCAGCAGCACCCAGGGTTTTGACAGCTTTTTGCATTGAGTTGCACCTGTAATTGTTATTGTCGGCTGCTTTTATAACCAGAGGTTTTTATAAAAATCGGATATATAGATTACCTTTCTAACGATAAGAGTTCAAAGTGAGTTCCTCTCAGAAAGCCAGCGCACCGACCTCCAGAAGCGAAATAGCATCAAAGAAACAAACACAGTTTGACCACTAAGCATTAGATCGGTAGGCTTTTTTTCTGCTAATTCACCTGAAATTGTCTATCATCGGTTTCAAGGAACCTGGCCCTCTGAAGGGCGGGGTATCCTGTTGAGGTAAAACGATGATCTTGAATCCTTCCTTCAAACCACTTCAGTCAGACAATGTATTGATTGTACTGACTTCGGGAGCTTCCCATCTTTATGTCTGACCCCTCCGAATCACGTCACAATCTTAATTTGCCGGTCTTTGTTGGCGCATCCAGTATCATACTTCTGGTTGTCGCCTTTACAGCCCTGTTCCCCAAGCAGGCCGAGCTTTATTCCACTGTCCTGCAAACCGCCATAATGACCAATGCCAGTTGGTTTTATGTGGCGGCAGTTGCCGTTATCCTTATTGGCGTCGTTGTTGTCGGCCTCTCCCGTTATGGCGATATCAAGTTAGGCCCTGACCATTCTGAGCCAGATTTCAGCTTTGCTTCCTGGTTTGCCATGCTGTTTTCAGCCGGAATGGGGATTGGCCTGATGTTCTTTGGCGTGGCGGAACCCGTCAAGCACTTCCTCTCACCGCCCGTGGGTGATCCGGCCTCCATTGAATCCGCACGGGAAGCCATGCGCATTACCTTTTTCCACTGGGGGTTTCATGCCTGGGCCATCTACGCCATTGTCGCCCTGATACTGGCATTCTTTGGTTATCGTCATGGCCTGCCTTTAACCCTGCGTTCAGCCCTTTACCCGATAGTGGGTGATCGTATTCACGGTGCGATTGGGCATGTTATTGATGTCTTTGCCATTCTGGGTACGACTTTTGGTGTGGCGACAGCACTGGGTTACGGTGTGCTCCAGGTCAACTCGGGCCTGAATTACCTGTTTGATATTGATGTCAGCACCTATGTTCAGGTGATTCTGATCGTAGTGATTACCGCCCTGGCCACGCTTTCTGTCGCTTCAGGGCTTGATAAAGGCATTCGTCGTCTATCTGAGATTAATCTGCTGTTGGCACTGCTGCTGATGGCCATGGTCATTATCCTCGGGCCGACCACTTTGCTGTTGCAGTTGCTGGTGCAGAATATTGGTAGTTATCTGTCCGATATTGTCGACAAAACGTTCAACCTGTACGCCTACGAACCCACCGACTGGCTGGGCGGCTGGACTCTGTTTTACTGGGCATGGTGGTTGTCCTGGTCACCTTTTGTCGGCATGTTCATTGCCCGTATCTCCAGGGGCAGAACCATTCGCGAGTTTATCTCTGGCGTGCTGTTTGTCCCAGCCGGTCTGACCTTTATCTGGATGACGGTATTCGGCAATACATCTATCGATCTGATTATGAACCACGGCGCCACCGATCTGGCTGACATTGTTCAGGTCGATGTCTCTCTGGCGCTCTTCAAGTTCCTGGAATACTTCCCGGCTACCGAAATTCTGTCTGGAATCGCTATCATCATGGTGGTGGTGTTCTTTGTCACCTCTTCTGATTCCAGTGCCATGGTGATTGATATGCTGGCTTCCAGCGGGGAAGGCAAAACTCCGGTCTGGCAACGTGTGTTCTGGTCTTCATTGATTGGTCTGGTGGCTCTGGTGCTGATGCTGGCC contains these protein-coding regions:
- a CDS encoding retron system putative HNH endonuclease; this encodes MRFIRKSEEPAELASYRSYNNATYKNFTENQVLYNRVKQQLIDDQLGLCCYCGTGVELKTAHIEHLQDQHSNKSQQLTYSNFLASCNGGCQQEHCGHAKGHRCLPVTPLQENCMERFEYRTSGQVDAKLDSTADRDAQAAINILNLNTVRLRNQRKAALSNSGLFDEGLSVEDIEEFIELYSSPNEQGKLEPFSQAIISRLRQEKSVLQRQLAMA
- a CDS encoding glycine betaine/L-proline ABC transporter ATP-binding protein codes for the protein MSELICVRNLYKIFGKTPERVLGQVKSGLGKNELLAQTHHGLGLKDINLTINRGEIFVIMGLSGSGKSTLIRHFNRLIDPTEGDIIVDGVNVMKLGKRELEQFRRHKMSMVFQRFGLLPHRSVIDNVSYGLKVQGVSKAERQKKAQEWLATVGLEGYEKQFPSQLSGGQQQRVGLARALCTNAEILLMDEAFSALDPLIRSEMQDQLIELQEKLKKTIVFITHDLDEALRLGDRIAILKDGELVQLGKPEDILLNPATDYVEAFVKDVNRARALTVETVMQPPVNRITANTIGEALEQMKKLPKRYGYYFNEQGYQGIVLQDTLEEAAQTHASDALGEEMVEELEAVSPDAILESVIPDTLETEYPLPVVDETGEFQGELSRTNLIEVLGETSNQAA
- a CDS encoding C2H2-type zinc finger protein, whose amino-acid sequence is MLSKKPLILILATAFFAHCSKGQTQENSMPLLFALAVGKAQRNNQQSEIIATAKQRGSLMLSCFRGWLEEPEEEGIEWCVIAKTYSRAASDNGSDNEDSSTSDKSSDNRSNEDEDEANAESDVRYETTTLNPFRVSNEISQYCAALPLKNIKQEPVSDSKILTYSTDDQRIKRPKVHQCDHEGCNFSTGYKSNLKTHKQTHLPADQRVKRPKVHLCDHEGCDYSTDRTNSLKTHKQTHLPADQRTKRPKVHLCDHEGCNYSSNQEGNLKRHKQTHLPAEQRARMHPCDYENCDYSAGHASHLKTHKQTHLFADQRTKLHRCDHEGCNYSSNQEGNLRRHKQTHLPAEQRAKMHQCNHEGCDYSAGNALNLKTHKQTHLPADQRTKLHRCDHKGCNYSSNQEGNLRRHKQTHLPAEQRVKVHQCDHEGCDYSTDSVGDLKKHKQTHLPADQRPKRKAHGQLPSNVKRKKGNEV
- a CDS encoding ABC transporter substrate-binding protein, whose product is MQKAVKTLGAAALLSLSGTALSAPSCGKVTIADMNWNSASLMAHVDQFILTHGFGCDAELVPGDTVPTSTSMVEKGEPDIAPELWSNSVKDVLDQGISEQRLRLAGVSLSDGGEEGFWVPKYLVDKDPSLATIDGIIKKAALFEHPEDARLSAFYGCPAGWTCQITASNLFRALNLEDKGFELIDPGSGAGLSGSLAKAYERNDAWFGYYWAPTAILGKYEMVKVDFGSGVDKDEYMTCTSKPDCESPKVTMYPPSAVHSVTTESFASQSPDAFGYVGKRAFTNADMNKLLAWMEDNQADGEIAMEHFLKHYPHIWQSWVSDPVADKVKEALSSL
- the betT gene encoding choline BCCT transporter BetT, which codes for MSDPSESRHNLNLPVFVGASSIILLVVAFTALFPKQAELYSTVLQTAIMTNASWFYVAAVAVILIGVVVVGLSRYGDIKLGPDHSEPDFSFASWFAMLFSAGMGIGLMFFGVAEPVKHFLSPPVGDPASIESAREAMRITFFHWGFHAWAIYAIVALILAFFGYRHGLPLTLRSALYPIVGDRIHGAIGHVIDVFAILGTTFGVATALGYGVLQVNSGLNYLFDIDVSTYVQVILIVVITALATLSVASGLDKGIRRLSEINLLLALLLMAMVIILGPTTLLLQLLVQNIGSYLSDIVDKTFNLYAYEPTDWLGGWTLFYWAWWLSWSPFVGMFIARISRGRTIREFISGVLFVPAGLTFIWMTVFGNTSIDLIMNHGATDLADIVQVDVSLALFKFLEYFPATEILSGIAIIMVVVFFVTSSDSSAMVIDMLASSGEGKTPVWQRVFWSSLIGLVALVLMLAGGLKALQTATIATALPFSIVLLVSGYGLLKALALDAAKKESLTQTTLAPSHANVSIPWQTRLQNITHFPERKSVRVFMRSVVLPAMKSLSRELEEQGVETDINFDRDKGIVSLNAFHGEEQDFLYKVSPRSYVQPSFVIDDEEESKYYRAEVFLREGGQDYDIMGWTKEQVIGDIIDQYEKHMHFLHMVR
- a CDS encoding proline/glycine betaine ABC transporter permease; this translates as MSEKSWLTEFPEMDRSDLISIRKTLDGAYREFSRTYGDSIEAFFDPLLSFLSGFEQLLLNSPWWLVLAVLVGLSYAASRSWKLSGVIALSLLAIGYFGMWEDTMRTLSMITVCTVLAILLGIPIGILMARSDRVQNIVTPILDVMQTMPAFVYLIPVVMLLGIGKIPGLIAVIIYAIPPVIRLTNLGIRLVDKEALEAATAFGASPMQRLTGVQLPLAMPNIMAGINQTIMMALAMVVIASMIGVKGLGQPVLKSITNQYFTLGLLNGLAIVALAIMFDRVSQAWAKRSQQYREGSHV
- a CDS encoding AAA family ATPase, translating into MKLKSLELHNFRGFQALNLPLPDARTLIFIGRNGVGKTSLLEAIAIMLSWLPARIKSKNSRGLSLNEQDIYFDANGACVKLEVVQGRNKSEWRLFKNRPGRPASGSSEFNGLNSLALALQTAMQIGADAPLPLVAYYPANRSVTETRLESTRKNYDQLDAFHNAFTKASSFNSFFEWFRNREDLENQQKLKQKNFYYQDTQLKAVRSAISAFLPEISELHVDREDPIPRLLAEKEGKTIVINQLSDGEKCLLGLVGDLARRLALANPALERPLTGEGIILIDEIELHLHPRWQRDIVPGLERTFPGCQFVVTTHSPQVLGDARDAAIFVVDIHGDEPVQNLQDSLFGRDTAHLLEEVMDASSRNTSVREKLDQLFLQLDENRTKEARDSLEALKGILSHDPELIRASVLLRRREKLER